The Vigna unguiculata cultivar IT97K-499-35 chromosome 1, ASM411807v1, whole genome shotgun sequence nucleotide sequence tatttaatacttcaattttaaatttatgagcaTACGATCGATGACTTCATTTATTAGACataatattgtgaatttataaTAATCTCTTTTTGGTTATCTATTGTGATCAATTATGAGCAGAATTTGGTCCAGTAGGAACTTTTCTGAGAGAAACGGCATGAATATGGTTGAATTGGATCTTCCTACCCAAGAAAAAAGAAtacagaaaagaagaaaatctgGGAGAACCATTTCCTTCTGCATTTTCAACATACCTGTCAAAAACAACACCTTTAATTTTcctttagataaaataaataaatcactggaattaacaaaataaatattctaacacttaaaataaatagtataatataaaaaaaaaacaatgaaaaattgtaagtagagatgtcaaaatgagttttaactCGTGAGTCAACctgactcaccacgggttcgagctaGGGTTGAGGATGGGTTGACGCAtctaacccaccaacatttttttacaattttttttataattatttactactcctgaTTTTAttggttcacaatttcatatttttaaatgttagaatgttgctcaataatattaaatagtttgattgtcaagttatatatgttgatactttcatctttaactatgatctttatagtaaattactcaaaacaatcgtcttataaacaaatttttctgaattagtataacaaaaatgtgtaatttttttatttatattttgttgaatagcatgacagaaaatgtgtaatattagtcatgttttcttggactatatgaacattttcttggaaataatttatcatatattgatGGTGAGcataatgaaaatattgattattgattttattgtgattgtcatctcataaattgcttaaaaaattatttaaatatttgaatacttaaatataaatacataaatatttttttttatacagaTTAGTAAGTTAATCCACTTAATTCACTAACTCGTGATTGATTGAATCGAAATGCAGCATTTCTAACTGACCATAAAATATACTAGGTTCGGTCATTTTTAACCCGCTAAGAACCGGGTTAACTACATGTCTGATTGTCACTCATAGTTGTCTTGTAATAATTGGAAAATGTGTACGGTCAATATCTGATAagagtttttaatattaaactaaCTAAACTAACTTTTCTTATTAAAACTTTCAattaatagatattttaatgaatttggTTATCCAGactgattaaaatttaaaaaattgtaatcaaACTGTGATGGTCAAagtagaaaatattataattgaaattttgaccTTTTACTTTTATATGGCTGTATTTAagtttctgttatttttttaaataaaaagattggtGTTTAAATTTACGTttcattatttcaattaaagtaaaaaaaaaagtaaacattttatttatatttttcaaatattcacTCCTAACCATAAGTGATACAACTAAGGATAATAAGGATGACAATGCATAAACACGTGAACTGTGTGAGTGCAGTCAGCTTGCTttctatttaatattaattttagataaATTACTGGTTTAATATAATAactgttaatatatttttgttctcaatataattaaaaaatatataattttagtataaacattttaattatatatatatatatatatatatatatattcataaaaatcatatttgagTACCTTTGTAATGATCTTGAGTTCCTTGGTTCACATCCCATGCTCATTTCTATAAGTGCAAATTcagtaatataaatatatgatcataagaaaaaattgaatgcaacaaataaaaggtaaaagagAAGTAAATTTATTTGAGAGAAAAATCACAATAATGAAacacaataaagaaaaattaatttctaaccTATTATAAGGATGAAAAAAGCCAGAAAAATAtatccatttgagaaagttcTTCATTGTAAAGTGTATATTATTGTGGAAAAATACCCTAAAAAGCTTATGTTTGAAACATTATTCCTAAGGGTTTTCAAGATTTTAGGTATCAAAGTGAAATTGTTAAACAAAATCACTCAAAAGGTTTTTCTTGATGGTTTACACGTATTTTGACTTGTAATGATCTGtatttaaatttctattattgttttaagTGAACTTATTTGTGTTTTGGAGTATTCAGTGATATAGCATAATGTTAAGTGATGATGGAATGTTAAATGGTAATTAAGTGACGGtgaaatgttaaatttaataataattactatatttattaatttacgaatatttaatcttttagaaattattcCATAAACGTCTTTATTAACTTAGAGTCTAATTAATggctaaaaatagaaaaacaaaatatcaaataaaaattgtttaattcatttattttcgtTAGTGCTTTTTAATATGAGTTTTAAGAATAATAGTAGAAATGTAAGATTTTAAGGTTAGCATCCCAAACATAATCtgactattattattttaaatttttaaatttaaattactaattgaagaaattagagATATCATCAAATTATTGATAAAGATACCTAAATTATGATTAGGGATTTCAATATGACAGTGGTAGAAGTAGTAGCTCTTTCATATATTTACTTATCGGATAAATATCTATCGTTCCGCacccgtatccatatccgtTATGCAGGTAtccgcataattttttaatatccatgaATATCTACGGTACCcccgggtatttacaaaaaaaataaaaataaatatttaacaacatattttaattgtaaatttaaataaaatacaagaaataacattcataaattttaaacaaagtccaaataaccaatttaaatagtgttgaatgatagtttacaaaaaaaaaaattaaaactaattgataaaaaaataactcattgaaaatcaatatgttaatattttaatcattttttaaaatttaaattatagtatagcGGTATGGGTATCcatgggtacggatactatgatactcgtatcCGCCCTGCTAACATGCAGGTATTAAAAATACTCGTATCCGTTACTCGTAGGTATTCATTTCTTACCCATTACgaattttatccgcggatacccgtataattttttgacatccctaactATGATATGTGGATGTTctatgttatgtttttttttttttgtttcattttgagTATAAAATCTAAAAGGGTTAATTTAGAAATGAggtataataaatttaattaacgtactgaaaaaaaaattgatggtaTATTAAAATCGAAAGAAAACAtgttaaataagtaaatatatcACATGAAAAAATTTGCATAAACAGTTAACGATCCATTTAATGAAaccaattaaaatttcaaacgaaaataaatttattataatataaaaattagtcattttattttctattttagtaaaagcagtccattttttttgtataaaaatccTATTAATTAATAGAGTACCTTTGTAATGATGTTGGGTTCCTTGCTTCACATTCCCAGTCACATCTACATGCACAAATTCAGCAATTATGTGAAGATATATACGAAGGAAAATTTAGACAAAAATCACAGTGATGAAAcagaatggaaaaaaaaaagttgatttcTAACCAGATACAAGGATGGTGAAGAAAGACAATAAAAGTATCCATTTGAGAAGATTCTTCATTGTAGAGTTCATTTTATTATAGAACATTATCCTCAAAAACTTGTGTTTTTGTAAGAAAATGACGATACTATGTAGTTGGAACCTTATCCTCAATTCAGGTCGGTGGTATATAAACTTTAGCGGTGCATTcattataaatagttattatCTCTTGTCTTTATATATGGAACAAAAATAGCATATGATCGCTTAAATCATTCATttcttagaaaagaaaatatatgcaTTTAATAAGCTATTAATGACGTAGCTTATGTAATTGGTTAAAAGCATTATTCGTCAACTTGAGTAATGCGTTATACGAACATGTTtcgatatttttaacaaaaaaaattagtatgggtcagtttttaaattttcattatattaagtggttacaaaatatatatatatatatatatatatatatatatatatatatatatatatatatatatatatatatatatatatatatatatatatatatatatatatatatatatatatatatatatatcacaacaGTGATGAGAAATAAATCCAACACTTTTACATCAAAATCTTAAAgtcaatttttctttaaaatataagtcCTTTCacattagtattttttttagatcTCGTCTGAAATCATTAAAGAGATATAACACTAATGAAATATAAGCTTAACCCatacataaaaaattgacaTCACTCTTAACCACAAAAAATCTTAGGACGATAAATATATGGGTCTTCATCTTAATATGGTACTCaactttcatatttttagtcaataaaaaacttaatttcaaacttggatttccaaaatatatatatatatatactacattTATAGTATAATCAACTCTTCTATACTAAAATAGTAACAATATATAACAACAcaaatacaattattattacGAATGAATTTGAGTattcatatataatatcaaCTTATGTGTGTATATGACCTCGTACATATATTGTTAAaatgtagtttatttttaaaagttagtaaattattaataaatctACATGTGATTTCGTACGACCTTATTAAATACatattactttcttttttaagGAGTCGTTTAAATGTTCTTTTCAGAAATCCAGAAAAACAAACGTCTTCTaggttttaatgaaatatttataaagctttttcatttacatttttatattataataaacacATATTTGTAAAGTAATCTTATTTCCTCTATCTTATATAATATATGGATACGTTTTGGAGGTAAATTTGTTCCTTTtcatttatccttttttttaatttttagataatatataatattcctTTTTGTAATTATACCCTTGTTTTCCCTTTTAGTATTTTGAAGAAAGAAACTTAAAAGAagcataataaataattcatttaatattgtattgaaaacaaaagaactaaatatttttcttcgTTTAGAAATAAAAACTTTGAAACGTCTATTACTTTAAGGAGAGAAAGTAAAGATTGGagaa carries:
- the LOC114184307 gene encoding uncharacterized protein LOC114184307; its protein translation is MFYNKMNSTMKNLLKWILLLSFFTILVSDVTGNVKQGTQHHYKEMSMGCEPRNSRSLQRYVENAEGNGSPRFSSFLYSFFLGRKIQFNHIHAVSLRKVPTGPNSAHN